The following are encoded in a window of Limibacter armeniacum genomic DNA:
- a CDS encoding starch-binding protein yields MTKKLSLLLIGICLWALPIYAQTDFREESIYFLITSRFFDGDPSNNVPNEWSSYNPDPNINPLITDPQDVTWRGDFKGLIDKLDYIQDLGFTAIWITPIVQNWSPLDYHGYHAYDFTKVDPRLESPGATFQDLINAVHARGMKIVLDIVTNHAGRFGVKGLAEIKYNTDPTQTWGQDASGNTLQPNPNWEYDGMTPNPADGKIWSRANLPTMPAPYNADLSAYNWPSTQSYVDTSDPDWYHHSGNGFAQGWDDTENLYNRALAGDTPDLNTGSQVVRDYLVNAYTTFINMGVDAFRWDTIKHMSKEDVLYFLDAFKAVNPDLFVFGEVAQKRHELHQVEEINPHWYTWRGEVNNSQPSGMAVLDFYAEASFHNPFEYGGSFSEVMQADRYDHLYADPSTNIMWLDNHDFGPNNDWNKRYGGTDENLAACLNFMFTWRGIPCVYYGTEMRFKAGTYADIHDSQGIQKSINETGRAYYGDVIDQASSHQVYQHIKKLNAIRKAVPALQKGSWRWDGNGGGNGVGFVRQFGSSEVAVGLAKDGTATFNFSGLTNGIYRDAVTGKEVSVSNGTLSMTVPAASAGIYVLNGPGMIGANGAGFFEAGTGGPSKPVVNASPEPKRYTAPVEVSLSAALGSGSPYTIYYTTDGSTPSTSTTLYTGPFTVSSTATVRAIAYDGQGQTSDVMDFAYTIDPNAPEMTLYWKATCGQPTVYFWAVEDGDATTTWPGETMTDTDGDGWYEYTLEASCANVIFSCNGADQTADLNACGDSWYDNGWTTSPTPDTTPPSVVFSPLGGNYSSAVEVTISASDDRTSAPTIYYTTDGSTPNSGSTSGQGSVTLTLSDTTILKAYAVDEAGNVSAVFQETYNVSESPVSSGFTVYFQGYSNPKIYHWAATPTGSLADASWPGVEMTAGTDGWYAFTFPEAVTSSNLIFNDGVGNQTADLSRSSTGWYKDGLWYDSKPTEEVSQGLTIHFKKPSSWSVAMIHYWNVTPSSIAATTWPGVSMTAEGNDWYTFTIAEATASNLLFHDGAGNQTADLSRNTEGWYDGGWITDPNARMAALSDNVLQNESIQVWPNPTNGQVKVQLVLSKEQAVNWSIMDLSGRIVKQFSTQVSQNHQWQLDLSKEAAGMYLIRCQSETGSQFMKLLKK; encoded by the coding sequence ATGACTAAAAAACTATCATTGCTACTCATAGGCATCTGCTTATGGGCCTTGCCGATCTATGCCCAAACTGATTTCAGGGAAGAAAGTATATATTTCCTGATTACCTCCCGTTTCTTTGATGGCGATCCTTCTAACAATGTCCCAAACGAATGGAGTTCCTATAACCCTGACCCTAACATTAACCCGTTGATTACCGATCCGCAGGATGTAACCTGGAGAGGGGATTTCAAGGGGCTGATTGATAAGCTGGATTATATTCAGGACTTGGGTTTTACCGCCATCTGGATTACTCCGATTGTGCAGAACTGGAGTCCACTAGATTATCACGGTTACCATGCCTATGACTTCACGAAGGTTGATCCGAGACTGGAATCTCCGGGAGCGACTTTTCAGGACCTAATCAATGCGGTACATGCAAGGGGAATGAAGATTGTACTCGATATCGTAACCAACCATGCCGGACGCTTCGGGGTGAAGGGCTTGGCAGAAATCAAGTACAATACTGACCCAACACAGACTTGGGGACAGGACGCATCAGGGAATACACTTCAGCCAAATCCCAATTGGGAATATGATGGGATGACACCTAATCCTGCTGATGGCAAGATCTGGAGCCGTGCGAACCTGCCGACTATGCCTGCCCCATACAATGCCGACCTTTCAGCTTATAACTGGCCAAGTACCCAATCTTACGTAGATACGTCTGACCCTGACTGGTATCATCATTCCGGTAATGGTTTTGCCCAAGGTTGGGACGATACCGAAAACCTTTACAACCGTGCTTTGGCTGGGGACACACCTGACCTGAATACGGGCAGTCAGGTAGTAAGGGACTACTTGGTGAATGCCTATACCACCTTTATCAATATGGGCGTGGATGCCTTCCGTTGGGATACCATCAAGCATATGAGCAAGGAGGATGTACTGTATTTTCTGGATGCCTTCAAGGCGGTAAACCCTGACCTGTTTGTTTTTGGGGAAGTGGCGCAGAAACGACATGAGTTGCATCAGGTTGAGGAAATCAACCCGCATTGGTACACTTGGAGAGGAGAGGTGAACAACTCACAGCCTTCGGGTATGGCAGTACTGGATTTCTATGCGGAAGCTTCATTCCACAATCCTTTTGAGTATGGAGGCAGCTTTTCAGAGGTAATGCAGGCAGACCGTTATGATCATTTGTACGCCGATCCTTCCACCAATATCATGTGGCTGGATAACCATGATTTTGGACCTAATAATGACTGGAATAAACGCTATGGTGGAACGGATGAGAACTTGGCAGCCTGTCTGAATTTTATGTTTACATGGCGAGGTATCCCATGTGTATATTATGGGACGGAGATGCGTTTCAAGGCAGGAACCTATGCCGATATACATGACTCACAAGGTATTCAGAAATCGATTAATGAAACAGGAAGAGCTTATTATGGGGATGTAATTGATCAGGCATCATCACATCAGGTTTATCAGCATATCAAGAAGCTGAATGCAATCAGAAAAGCGGTACCTGCCTTGCAGAAAGGCTCTTGGAGATGGGATGGAAATGGAGGTGGAAATGGTGTTGGTTTTGTCCGTCAGTTTGGCAGCAGTGAAGTGGCTGTAGGTTTGGCGAAAGATGGTACCGCTACATTCAATTTTTCAGGTCTGACTAATGGCATTTACAGAGATGCGGTAACAGGAAAGGAAGTATCCGTAAGCAATGGAACATTGTCCATGACGGTACCTGCAGCTTCGGCGGGTATCTATGTATTGAATGGTCCGGGCATGATTGGTGCCAATGGGGCAGGTTTCTTCGAAGCAGGTACAGGTGGTCCTTCCAAACCGGTAGTCAATGCCAGTCCTGAACCGAAAAGGTATACAGCACCAGTGGAAGTATCCTTGAGTGCAGCTCTAGGATCAGGTTCGCCTTATACAATTTACTATACAACAGATGGCAGTACGCCTTCAACTTCGACAACGCTTTATACCGGACCGTTTACGGTTTCTTCTACTGCGACTGTCCGTGCGATTGCTTATGATGGGCAGGGACAGACATCAGATGTGATGGATTTTGCTTATACCATTGATCCGAATGCTCCAGAAATGACCTTGTACTGGAAAGCCACCTGTGGGCAGCCGACCGTTTATTTCTGGGCAGTTGAGGATGGTGATGCGACAACTACTTGGCCGGGAGAGACAATGACTGATACGGATGGAGATGGCTGGTATGAATATACCTTGGAAGCTTCTTGTGCCAATGTGATTTTCTCCTGTAACGGTGCAGACCAGACTGCTGATCTGAACGCTTGTGGTGACAGCTGGTATGACAATGGATGGACAACATCCCCAACGCCAGATACAACGCCTCCAAGTGTAGTATTCTCACCGTTAGGTGGTAATTACTCAAGTGCTGTGGAAGTGACTATTTCGGCTTCAGATGACCGGACAAGTGCTCCAACGATTTACTATACAACGGATGGCAGCACACCGAATAGTGGTTCCACCTCAGGACAAGGCAGTGTTACCCTTACTTTGTCTGATACCACCATATTGAAGGCCTATGCAGTGGATGAGGCAGGCAACGTTTCTGCTGTTTTTCAGGAAACATATAATGTATCCGAGTCACCTGTATCAAGTGGTTTTACAGTTTACTTCCAAGGCTACAGCAATCCGAAAATTTACCATTGGGCGGCTACGCCAACAGGCAGTCTGGCAGATGCCTCTTGGCCGGGTGTGGAGATGACAGCAGGCACGGATGGCTGGTATGCTTTCACTTTTCCTGAGGCAGTTACTTCGTCCAACCTGATTTTCAATGATGGGGTAGGAAACCAAACAGCAGACTTATCTCGAAGTAGTACAGGCTGGTATAAGGATGGATTGTGGTATGATTCCAAACCTACCGAGGAAGTGTCTCAAGGATTGACCATTCATTTCAAAAAGCCGTCAAGCTGGTCAGTCGCGATGATTCATTACTGGAATGTGACACCTTCCTCAATTGCAGCAACAACTTGGCCAGGAGTCAGTATGACTGCTGAAGGGAACGACTGGTACACTTTTACAATTGCAGAGGCAACAGCTTCAAACTTACTATTCCATGATGGGGCAGGAAATCAGACAGCAGACTTGTCCAGAAATACGGAAGGGTGGTATGATGGCGGATGGATTACTGACCCTAATGCAAGAATGGCGGCTTTATCTGACAATGTTTTGCAAAATGAAAGCATTCAGGTTTGGCCTAATCCAACCAATGGTCAGGTAAAAGTGCAATTGGTACTATCAAAAGAGCAAGCAGTGAATTGGTCCATTATGGATTTGAGTGGAAGGATTGTGAAACAATTCAGTACACAGGTTAGCCAAAATCACCAATGGCAGCTTGACCTTTCTAAAGAGGCTGCAGGAATGTACTTGATACGTTGCCAGTCCGAAACAGGAAGCCAATTTATGAAACTCCTCAAAAAGTAA